A single window of Syntrophotalea acetylenica DNA harbors:
- a CDS encoding NADH:flavin oxidoreductase, with translation MTRLFERTMIKNLDLRNRFVRSATWEGMSDDQGAPTSDLNKLMADLAHGKVGLIITGHAYVSPEGQAAPWQMGAHSEELLPKLALMPQAVHAAGGCIAMQLSHGGVYGVVPGQAIGPSAMANQEGEKCQAMTRNDIRRVVAAFGKAAALAKRAGFDAVQIHAAHGYLLSQFLSPYYNHREDEYGGSVENRGRMVLEVLAEIRQAVGEDFAVMVKINSDDFIEGGLTVSDMLRVAELLQETGIDAIEISGGTIWGPSRHHAVRSGKAALASEAYYREAARLAKARLQVPVMLVGGIRSLNVAEELLAQNEADYISMCRPLIHEPDLIKRWSAGQREPSGCQSENACFGPALSGKGVSCALKQAPVLG, from the coding sequence ATGACCAGACTGTTTGAGAGAACGATGATAAAAAATCTCGATTTGCGCAACCGTTTTGTGCGTTCGGCAACCTGGGAGGGGATGTCTGACGACCAGGGGGCGCCGACTTCCGATCTGAACAAGCTGATGGCAGATCTGGCCCATGGCAAAGTGGGGCTAATCATTACAGGCCATGCCTATGTCAGTCCCGAAGGCCAGGCAGCCCCCTGGCAGATGGGAGCGCATAGCGAAGAGTTGTTGCCGAAACTGGCGCTGATGCCGCAGGCGGTTCATGCCGCAGGCGGTTGCATTGCCATGCAGCTGTCCCACGGCGGTGTCTACGGCGTGGTGCCGGGACAGGCGATAGGCCCCTCGGCTATGGCCAATCAGGAAGGGGAAAAATGCCAGGCGATGACCAGGAACGACATTCGGCGAGTTGTGGCCGCCTTCGGGAAGGCTGCTGCGTTGGCAAAGCGGGCTGGTTTCGACGCTGTGCAAATTCATGCCGCTCATGGATATCTGCTCAGTCAGTTCCTCTCGCCCTATTACAACCACCGAGAGGATGAGTATGGCGGCAGCGTCGAAAACCGCGGCCGCATGGTCCTTGAGGTACTGGCGGAGATCCGGCAGGCTGTGGGCGAAGATTTTGCCGTCATGGTCAAGATCAATTCCGACGACTTCATCGAAGGCGGCCTGACGGTTAGCGACATGCTCCGGGTGGCGGAGCTGCTGCAAGAAACCGGTATCGACGCTATCGAAATCAGCGGCGGCACCATCTGGGGGCCGAGCCGGCATCATGCGGTGCGCTCCGGAAAGGCGGCTCTGGCCAGCGAGGCCTATTATCGCGAAGCGGCCAGACTCGCCAAAGCGCGGCTGCAGGTCCCGGTCATGCTGGTGGGGGGCATCCGTTCTCTGAATGTCGCTGAAGAACTGCTGGCGCAGAATGAAGCCGACTACATTAGCATGTGTCGGCCCTTAATCCACGAGCCGGATCTCATCAAACGTTGGTCAGCAGGCCAGCGGGAACCGAGCGGCTGCCAATCAGAAAACGCCTGTTTCGGACCGGCACTGTCCGGCAAGGGAGTTTCCTGTGCCCTAAAGCAAGCCCCGGTCTTGGGCTGA
- a CDS encoding TetR/AcrR family transcriptional regulator has protein sequence MKQQRDPDHTRHTILEAAAQEIHLHGFQAASLSRILATTGLTKGALYHHFPNKQALGYAVLEEVIAVEGRKTWVSPLEQCADPVDCLQGMIASRFKDMTEQDLLLGCPLNNLALEMSPIDEGFRRRVEFVYDRWTQALAAILARGQGSGSVRRSIDPFKVATFIVASIAGIRSLAKTCQNHAVLEASAEALIDYLETLRRE, from the coding sequence ATGAAACAACAAAGAGATCCAGACCATACGCGTCACACAATTCTGGAGGCGGCCGCCCAGGAAATCCACCTCCATGGTTTTCAGGCGGCCAGTCTGAGCCGCATTTTGGCCACGACCGGATTAACCAAGGGGGCATTATACCATCATTTTCCTAACAAACAGGCCCTTGGTTACGCCGTGCTGGAAGAAGTGATTGCTGTTGAAGGGCGGAAAACCTGGGTCAGCCCTTTAGAGCAGTGTGCCGACCCCGTTGACTGCTTGCAGGGGATGATCGCCAGCCGGTTCAAAGACATGACCGAACAAGATCTTTTGCTCGGCTGTCCTCTGAACAATCTGGCCTTGGAAATGTCGCCCATCGACGAAGGGTTTCGCCGGCGGGTGGAATTTGTCTATGACCGATGGACGCAGGCCCTAGCTGCAATCCTCGCCCGCGGGCAGGGCAGTGGCAGTGTCAGGCGCTCTATCGACCCGTTCAAGGTGGCGACCTTTATTGTCGCGTCCATCGCCGGGATCCGTAGCCTGGCCAAAACCTGTCAGAACCATGCGGTGTTGGAGGCCAGTGCCGAGGCGCTCATCGATTATCTGGAAACGTTGCGTCGCGAATAA
- a CDS encoding SDR family NAD(P)-dependent oxidoreductase: MRLKDKVAIVTGASQGIGQVIATRMAEEGAKVVLVARSKANLEETAKQIADKGGTCLILPTDITAESAVSQMVGDTLSAYGTIDILVNNSGVAGEMGPLEEISMDGWEDCFRVNVTGMFLCCKHVVPIMKESRAGRIVNISSITGKRPLVHRSPYAASKMAVLGLTRTLAFEVGEYGITVNTVCPGATEGPRIRKVIANEAQALGISLKDAEKNFTGPLNTLVEPEDTANMCIYLCSEEAAHMTGQDINVTGGLCWY, from the coding sequence TTGCGACTCAAAGACAAAGTCGCCATCGTCACAGGCGCCAGCCAGGGCATCGGACAGGTGATCGCCACGCGAATGGCCGAAGAAGGCGCCAAAGTGGTGCTCGTGGCCCGCTCCAAGGCCAATCTCGAGGAAACGGCCAAGCAGATCGCGGATAAGGGCGGTACCTGCCTGATCCTTCCCACGGACATCACCGCCGAGAGCGCGGTCAGCCAGATGGTGGGGGACACCCTCTCGGCCTACGGCACCATCGACATCCTCGTCAACAACTCGGGTGTGGCTGGAGAGATGGGGCCCCTCGAAGAGATCTCCATGGATGGCTGGGAGGATTGCTTCCGGGTGAATGTGACCGGCATGTTCCTCTGCTGCAAGCACGTGGTGCCCATCATGAAGGAAAGCCGCGCGGGCCGGATCGTGAACATCAGCTCCATAACCGGCAAGCGCCCTCTCGTCCACCGTTCCCCCTACGCCGCCTCCAAGATGGCCGTCCTTGGCCTCACGCGCACCCTCGCGTTTGAGGTCGGTGAGTACGGCATCACCGTGAACACGGTCTGCCCGGGCGCGACCGAGGGCCCGCGTATCCGCAAAGTGATTGCCAACGAGGCCCAGGCTCTGGGCATCTCCCTCAAGGACGCCGAGAAGAATTTTACAGGCCCCCTCAACACCCTGGTCGAACCTGAGGATACCGCCAACATGTGCATCTACCTCTGCTCCGAGGAGGCCGCGCACATGACCGGCCAGGATATTAACGTCACGGGCGGGCTTTGTTGGTATTGA
- a CDS encoding YhdH/YhfP family quinone oxidoreductase produces the protein MSVKTFSAFIVEEKEPKNFSMKVGTRSVQDLPIGELLVKVHYSSLNYKDALSATGQFGITKKYPHTPGIDAAGEVVESAVSAFKPGDKVIVTSYDLGMDTPGAFGQYIRVPSAWALPLPEGLSLKESMILGTAGLTAGMMIRKLIGNGVKPEEGDILVTGATGGVGSIAVAILAKLGFQVVAATGKASEKGFLTGLGASRIIGREEVLAGLDQPLMEERWSGVVDVVGGDMLAAAIKSTRYNGSVACCGLVGSLELPLNVLPFILRGVSLLGVDSVQCPMGPRKLAWEKLAGEWKPNHLESISMECTLKNLEQEIHAILKGALRGRIVINLLSS, from the coding sequence ATGTCGGTGAAAACTTTTTCAGCTTTTATTGTTGAAGAAAAAGAACCAAAAAACTTTTCCATGAAAGTCGGCACAAGATCTGTGCAGGATCTACCGATTGGAGAGCTTTTGGTAAAGGTCCACTACTCATCTTTGAATTATAAAGATGCTTTGTCCGCTACTGGCCAATTCGGCATAACCAAGAAGTATCCTCATACTCCGGGTATCGACGCTGCGGGCGAGGTGGTTGAATCCGCCGTCAGCGCCTTCAAGCCGGGTGACAAAGTAATTGTGACAAGCTATGACCTGGGCATGGACACCCCGGGCGCCTTTGGCCAGTATATTCGTGTCCCGTCCGCATGGGCACTGCCTCTGCCAGAAGGTCTTTCTCTGAAAGAAAGTATGATTTTGGGTACGGCGGGCTTAACCGCCGGGATGATGATTCGGAAGCTAATTGGTAACGGTGTAAAACCTGAGGAAGGTGATATCCTCGTTACCGGCGCTACAGGTGGCGTGGGGAGCATAGCTGTGGCGATACTGGCCAAGCTGGGATTCCAGGTCGTAGCAGCGACCGGCAAAGCGTCGGAGAAGGGGTTTCTCACTGGCCTTGGCGCTTCCAGGATCATTGGCAGGGAAGAAGTTCTTGCCGGGCTGGATCAACCCCTGATGGAGGAGCGGTGGTCCGGCGTTGTGGACGTAGTGGGTGGCGACATGCTGGCCGCCGCGATCAAGTCGACCCGTTATAACGGGTCCGTGGCATGCTGCGGACTGGTCGGTTCCCTTGAGTTGCCTCTCAATGTCTTGCCGTTCATCCTAAGGGGGGTCAGCCTGCTGGGGGTCGATTCGGTACAGTGTCCCATGGGGCCACGCAAACTGGCATGGGAGAAGCTTGCCGGCGAATGGAAACCGAACCATCTGGAGAGCATCAGCATGGAATGCACTCTCAAGAACCTTGAGCAGGAAATCCATGCCATCCTTAAAGGTGCTTTGCGAGGTCGCATCGTAATCAACTTACTTAGTAGCTAA
- a CDS encoding thioredoxin fold domain-containing protein, with product MNTGPYSSQEVQKSIEQRFIPLKSECFWDKRTDLMNRFLVKWTPTLLILDAEGKEHHRMVGYIPDDDFLAHLELGLGKIAFNEDRYAEAGDHFQAVVNRHPKAGAVPEAVFLNGVAGYRRLQDPKPLRLAYESLSERYPQSEWARRSKPYAQIPLDE from the coding sequence ATGAATACGGGTCCGTATTCCAGCCAGGAAGTACAGAAATCCATAGAACAGCGGTTCATCCCGTTGAAAAGCGAATGTTTCTGGGACAAGCGAACCGACCTCATGAATCGGTTCCTGGTCAAGTGGACACCCACTCTGCTGATTCTCGACGCCGAAGGTAAGGAACACCATCGGATGGTGGGGTACATCCCCGATGACGACTTTCTTGCCCACCTGGAGTTGGGCTTGGGAAAGATCGCCTTCAACGAGGACCGATATGCCGAGGCGGGGGACCATTTTCAGGCGGTAGTCAACCGGCACCCGAAAGCGGGAGCGGTCCCTGAAGCGGTTTTCTTGAACGGCGTGGCCGGCTACAGAAGGCTCCAAGACCCCAAGCCTTTGCGCTTGGCCTATGAATCCCTGTCGGAAAGGTATCCACAGAGCGAATGGGCGCGAAGATCAAAGCCCTATGCTCAAATTCCCCTGGATGAATAG
- a CDS encoding group II intron maturase-specific domain-containing protein: MNKNHHLSDTKGPRPLGVTIESCYTRIRSDKVQQFKDKVRRITRRNSPVNLEQVIKDLNPVLRGFANSLRVAHCCKQFQELARWVRRRLRAKQLALWRKPQRLHRRLRQLRLSKRVQGDQDAIVA, from the coding sequence TTGAACAAGAATCACCATCTGTCAGACACCAAAGGCCCTCGACCACTTGGCGTCACCATCGAGAGCTGCTACACCCGCATCCGCAGTGACAAGGTTCAGCAGTTCAAAGACAAGGTCAGGCGCATAACCCGGCGCAACTCCCCGGTCAATCTGGAACAGGTGATCAAAGATCTGAACCCGGTTCTGCGGGGATTCGCCAACTCCCTCCGGGTAGCGCACTGCTGCAAACAGTTCCAGGAGCTGGCCCGTTGGGTCCGCAGGCGCCTGCGAGCCAAGCAGTTGGCGTTGTGGAGAAAGCCGCAACGGCTCCATCGTAGACTCCGGCAACTTAGGTTATCAAAGCGAGTTCAAGGCGATCAGGATGCAATCGTGGCGTAA
- a CDS encoding OsmC family protein: MQVRTSNAEWKGTLEKGSGTMSLASGTYEGPYTFASRFENGPGTNPEELIGAAIAGCYSMFLSALLSNAGFEPTRITTSAAVVLGDGPAITSITLETEGVVPNLTEQVFQDKAEEAKRNCPVSKALAGTEIRLVARFSE; the protein is encoded by the coding sequence ATGCAAGTTCGCACTTCTAACGCTGAATGGAAAGGCACATTGGAAAAAGGTAGCGGTACCATGTCTCTGGCCAGCGGGACATACGAGGGGCCTTATACATTTGCCTCCCGGTTTGAGAACGGTCCAGGAACGAATCCAGAAGAGCTTATCGGGGCTGCAATTGCTGGCTGTTACTCGATGTTCCTGTCGGCACTTCTTTCCAACGCCGGTTTTGAGCCGACGCGCATCACGACTTCCGCTGCTGTTGTTCTGGGTGATGGGCCCGCCATTACCTCGATTACCCTTGAAACTGAGGGAGTGGTGCCGAATCTCACGGAGCAGGTCTTTCAGGACAAGGCCGAAGAGGCTAAAAGAAACTGCCCGGTCTCTAAGGCGCTGGCCGGGACTGAAATAAGGCTGGTCGCCAGGTTTTCAGAGTAA
- a CDS encoding MerR family transcriptional regulator, which translates to MKTYSISQLARAFGLSQSTLLYYDRIGLLRAAKRTAAGYRRYSENDRKYLERICMLRGAGLSLADVERMLSGDSGPSVAILEKRLGELGDEILFLRNQQHSIAAMLKNMTSHKCVTVIDKKMWIKMLEAAGMNEESRKAWHAEFERRASEAHHEFLLSLGIQESEARDIQEWSLGKL; encoded by the coding sequence ATGAAAACCTATTCCATCTCACAGTTGGCTCGCGCATTTGGGCTGTCGCAAAGCACGCTTCTCTACTACGACCGTATCGGATTGTTGCGTGCGGCAAAGAGAACCGCCGCTGGTTATCGTCGCTATTCAGAGAACGATCGAAAGTACCTGGAGCGTATATGCATGCTTCGTGGAGCAGGGCTATCCCTTGCTGATGTGGAACGAATGCTCTCAGGTGATTCCGGCCCAAGTGTAGCAATCCTTGAAAAACGTTTGGGAGAGCTTGGCGACGAGATCCTCTTCCTCAGAAACCAGCAACACTCGATTGCTGCCATGCTTAAAAACATGACCAGTCATAAGTGTGTCACTGTGATTGACAAAAAAATGTGGATAAAAATGCTTGAGGCTGCGGGAATGAACGAAGAGTCCAGGAAAGCTTGGCATGCTGAATTTGAGCGACGCGCATCGGAAGCACATCATGAATTTTTGTTGTCTCTAGGTATCCAGGAGAGTGAGGCACGAGATATTCAAGAATGGTCACTTGGAAAGCTATGA
- a CDS encoding nucleoside deaminase, with protein MDEYMQAALEEAKKGLACGGIPIGSVLVLDGKIVGRGHNQRVQKGSVVLHAEMDCLENAGRLKAVDYKRSVLYTTLSPCDMCSGAVLLYGIPKVVIGENATFKGPEEYLKSNGVELVVVDSRECKQLMEEFIKENQDLWNEDIGE; from the coding sequence ATGGATGAATATATGCAGGCCGCTTTAGAAGAAGCTAAGAAGGGTTTGGCGTGCGGCGGTATTCCGATTGGATCCGTATTGGTCCTGGACGGAAAAATCGTCGGCCGCGGACATAATCAGCGGGTTCAAAAAGGAAGTGTGGTACTGCATGCGGAAATGGACTGTCTGGAAAATGCGGGCCGCTTGAAGGCTGTTGACTATAAAAGGTCCGTTCTCTACACGACGCTGTCTCCATGTGATATGTGCAGTGGAGCTGTCCTCCTCTATGGCATTCCCAAGGTAGTGATCGGTGAGAATGCAACCTTTAAGGGCCCGGAGGAGTATTTGAAATCCAATGGGGTGGAACTTGTCGTGGTCGACAGCAGGGAGTGCAAACAGCTCATGGAAGAATTCATCAAAGAAAATCAAGACCTGTGGAATGAAGATATTGGAGAATGA
- a CDS encoding acetolactate synthase large subunit, whose translation MNTGAFSLVVTALRAGVEICFANPGTTEMPIVVALDRVSGMRVVLGLFEGVCTGAADGWARMTGRPAATLLHLGPGFANGIANLHNARRARTPVINWIGDHPARHLVFDAPLTSDIAALAGSVGWTRTVKSAHEMAEASLAAVEAALGPPGRVASLIIPADCQWEPGPEPLSAPLSSALRETCNPAPQEAARLLRKGRGGILLGGNALTERGLRAAARVAAATACGVWVETFPARQECGRHVPLFPALPYFPEQATEALANVASLVLAGTRDPVAFFAYPDQPSRLLPEGAALCTLTDPETGVDAALALEALAQELDAPAVAMLPRTMPAFVPGGQPLTPDALCRALAAFTPENAIVVNEAATTSLTWNAVHASNAAPHTMLFITGGAIGQGLPNALGAALACPDRRVIAFQADGSGLYTLQALWSMARKNADVTVVVCANRRYRILQAELARAGVIEPGPKAQALTDLTRPVVDWPALAKGFGVPGCSVRTDGEFADALLRSFAERGPSLIEAVLA comes from the coding sequence ATGAACACAGGTGCATTCAGCCTTGTCGTCACTGCGCTGCGCGCGGGCGTGGAGATCTGCTTCGCAAACCCCGGCACCACCGAGATGCCGATTGTGGTGGCCCTCGACCGCGTGTCTGGAATGCGTGTCGTGCTCGGGCTGTTCGAGGGCGTTTGTACCGGCGCTGCCGACGGATGGGCCCGCATGACGGGACGGCCAGCTGCGACGCTGCTGCACCTCGGGCCCGGCTTTGCCAATGGAATCGCGAACCTGCACAATGCCCGGCGCGCACGCACCCCGGTCATCAACTGGATCGGCGATCACCCTGCAAGACATCTCGTTTTTGATGCGCCTCTGACTTCAGACATCGCGGCCCTTGCCGGCAGTGTCGGCTGGACACGTACAGTCAAGTCGGCACACGAGATGGCGGAAGCGAGCCTCGCAGCCGTCGAGGCGGCACTCGGACCACCGGGACGCGTGGCGTCACTGATCATCCCGGCTGACTGCCAGTGGGAACCGGGACCTGAGCCCCTCTCCGCGCCCCTGTCGTCCGCGCTGCGTGAAACCTGCAATCCCGCGCCCCAAGAGGCGGCCCGCCTGCTACGCAAGGGGCGAGGGGGCATCCTGCTCGGGGGCAATGCGCTTACCGAACGCGGCCTGCGCGCCGCCGCGCGGGTGGCGGCTGCAACAGCTTGCGGAGTCTGGGTCGAGACCTTCCCGGCGCGCCAGGAGTGTGGCCGCCATGTGCCTCTTTTTCCCGCTTTGCCCTATTTCCCGGAGCAGGCCACCGAGGCACTGGCGAACGTCGCAAGCCTGGTGCTGGCGGGGACGCGCGATCCGGTCGCCTTCTTCGCCTATCCGGATCAGCCTTCACGGTTGCTGCCCGAAGGCGCAGCGCTTTGCACCCTGACGGACCCGGAGACCGGTGTCGATGCCGCACTTGCGCTGGAGGCGCTCGCGCAGGAACTGGACGCGCCAGCGGTTGCCATGCTGCCACGGACCATGCCAGCTTTTGTGCCAGGTGGCCAGCCCCTCACCCCGGATGCCTTGTGTCGCGCCCTGGCAGCGTTTACGCCTGAGAATGCGATCGTCGTTAACGAAGCGGCCACCACCAGCTTAACCTGGAACGCAGTTCACGCTTCCAATGCAGCGCCGCACACCATGCTCTTCATCACGGGCGGGGCGATCGGCCAGGGCCTGCCCAATGCCCTAGGCGCCGCGCTCGCTTGTCCGGACCGGCGCGTCATTGCGTTCCAGGCCGACGGAAGCGGTCTGTACACGCTGCAGGCCCTCTGGTCGATGGCGCGGAAGAACGCAGACGTGACCGTCGTGGTGTGCGCGAATCGCCGCTACCGCATTTTGCAGGCCGAACTCGCACGCGCCGGTGTCATAGAGCCCGGACCCAAGGCGCAGGCTCTCACTGATCTCACGCGACCCGTGGTCGACTGGCCTGCGCTGGCGAAGGGGTTTGGTGTGCCGGGTTGCAGCGTGCGCACCGACGGCGAGTTCGCCGACGCGCTCCTGCGTTCGTTCGCCGAGCGTGGTCCCAGCCTGATTGAGGCGGTTCTGGCGTGA
- a CDS encoding DUF1254 domain-containing protein, whose translation MLRKNRVACLSVLAAVLLSAALWFGEAAGIDAVTMQTPAHSDTLETAIDAYIYGYPLVLIEFTRQIMLTSGQLQAMNQFTHTCQLLTPDDTSVRRPNNDTLYSSAFLDLRTEPIILHVPDTAGFYYVMQIMDAWTNTFAAPGTRTTGSSAQNFAIVGPDWKGQLPRPIKVIKSPTNMVWIIGRTQVNTGVPPEGTCLSIDYSDVHDIQQQYTLTPLSQWPAEEAPPFECPSPVPSITPPERVAQLSGVEFFQMLSDLMWDNPAAGQDMPALKSFEAIGFVPGEPFNPPANMVADINAAPHAAVLLMSDRFLNLGETVNGWRVTVSDIGTYGTNYLNRATIAWGAPGANLPEDGFYPTTNNAVVDENLVQLDSSQNYVIHFDPAPPANAFWSVTVYDKGGYLVDNPICRYAIHSTDQAIIGQTAVDILLQPDPPPDSSQLGFWLPTPVADPDVPNSGNYSLTLRMYWPDKAALKGKWVPPPVQIQE comes from the coding sequence ATGCTTCGCAAAAACAGAGTTGCTTGCCTGTCTGTTCTTGCCGCTGTTCTCCTGTCAGCAGCCTTGTGGTTCGGGGAAGCTGCCGGGATAGACGCAGTCACGATGCAAACCCCTGCCCACTCCGACACGCTGGAAACCGCCATCGATGCCTACATCTACGGCTATCCGCTGGTACTGATCGAATTCACCCGGCAGATCATGCTGACGTCCGGGCAGCTGCAGGCGATGAATCAATTCACCCATACCTGCCAGCTACTGACTCCCGACGATACGAGCGTCAGGCGCCCCAACAACGACACCCTCTACTCATCAGCCTTCCTGGATCTGCGAACCGAGCCCATTATCCTGCACGTTCCGGATACTGCGGGTTTTTATTACGTCATGCAGATCATGGATGCCTGGACCAATACGTTCGCCGCCCCCGGCACACGAACCACAGGTTCTTCCGCCCAGAACTTCGCCATCGTCGGGCCGGACTGGAAGGGACAACTGCCGCGGCCCATCAAGGTCATCAAATCCCCCACCAACATGGTCTGGATCATCGGCCGCACCCAGGTGAATACCGGCGTACCGCCGGAAGGGACGTGTTTGTCCATTGACTATTCCGACGTGCATGACATCCAGCAGCAGTATACGCTCACACCATTGAGCCAGTGGCCCGCAGAAGAGGCGCCTCCTTTCGAATGTCCGTCTCCAGTCCCCTCCATCACTCCTCCCGAACGGGTGGCGCAGCTGTCGGGGGTCGAGTTCTTCCAGATGCTCTCCGATCTCATGTGGGACAATCCTGCCGCCGGCCAGGACATGCCGGCACTGAAGAGTTTCGAAGCGATCGGCTTCGTTCCGGGCGAACCCTTCAATCCTCCCGCGAACATGGTGGCGGACATCAATGCCGCCCCGCACGCCGCCGTCCTGCTTATGAGCGATCGATTCCTGAATCTGGGGGAGACAGTGAATGGCTGGCGAGTGACAGTGTCCGATATCGGCACCTACGGCACGAACTACCTGAACCGCGCGACCATCGCCTGGGGAGCACCGGGCGCGAACCTCCCGGAAGATGGCTTTTATCCAACCACGAACAATGCCGTGGTCGATGAGAACCTGGTCCAGCTGGACAGCTCGCAGAACTATGTCATCCATTTCGACCCGGCACCGCCGGCCAACGCGTTCTGGTCCGTAACGGTTTACGACAAGGGCGGCTACCTGGTGGACAACCCCATCTGCCGTTACGCAATCCACAGCACTGACCAGGCGATTATCGGACAAACCGCCGTGGACATCCTGCTGCAGCCGGATCCGCCGCCGGACTCCAGTCAGCTGGGTTTCTGGCTCCCCACGCCTGTGGCTGACCCTGATGTCCCGAACTCGGGCAATTACAGTCTCACCCTGCGGATGTACTGGCCGGACAAGGCCGCCCTGAAGGGAAAGTGGGTACCGCCTCCGGTTCAGATCCAGGAATAA
- a CDS encoding aspartate/glutamate racemase family protein encodes MKQMLMRSWLCILLLLIMTIGGCAVPPARDLDKDSARIHDLSIANVSEKRPIKTIGIIGGVSWASSIEYYRIMNELARDRLGGLSSAQILMYSIEFGEFSKQERLADKGDWTLMTRTILDAARRLERGGADFIVIASNTINSLAGAVEQEVGLPVLHIADATGEAIQKKGLRTVALLGTKYTMEQPFYRDRLKKYGVEAPGIVPACKTLRTTTASNSRSR; translated from the coding sequence ATGAAACAGATGTTGATGCGTAGCTGGTTGTGCATTCTCCTTCTGTTGATTATGACGATAGGCGGATGCGCCGTGCCTCCTGCGCGGGATTTAGACAAAGATAGTGCGCGCATACACGACCTTTCTATTGCCAATGTCTCGGAAAAACGTCCCATCAAAACCATCGGCATCATCGGCGGGGTCAGCTGGGCGTCCTCGATCGAGTACTACCGCATCATGAACGAACTTGCCCGTGACCGGCTGGGCGGCCTGAGTTCCGCGCAGATCCTGATGTACTCCATCGAATTCGGCGAATTTTCCAAGCAGGAGCGACTGGCAGACAAAGGCGACTGGACGCTGATGACCCGAACCATTCTTGACGCCGCACGGCGGCTGGAGCGGGGCGGCGCGGATTTCATCGTCATCGCTTCCAACACGATTAACTCGCTTGCAGGCGCCGTCGAACAGGAAGTCGGCCTTCCCGTCCTGCATATCGCCGATGCGACAGGAGAGGCGATCCAAAAAAAAGGCCTGCGCACCGTTGCGTTGCTGGGAACCAAATACACCATGGAGCAGCCTTTTTACCGGGATCGCCTCAAGAAATATGGGGTCGAGGCACCCGGGATTGTTCCGGCCTGCAAGACATTACGGACGACCACTGCGTCGAACTCCCGATCACGATGA